A portion of the Acidisarcina polymorpha genome contains these proteins:
- a CDS encoding LacI family DNA-binding transcriptional regulator, protein MLAGKARMLDVARLAGVGTMTVSRVLNNSAPVSPQTRERVQQAIKKLNYRPNPFARSLRQARSNSIGIIVPNFYDPFFATCAHAISLVAKQRDYTVTVATSDEDAQFEFTEATLMVLNRVAGLAVIPAAMGKNQLHRPEFRTTRIVMLDRPIEGQRFSSVLVENRSGSHAAVKHLLDHGHKVIQFLGLSEKLYTLNERYRGYASAMCEAGLTPSEHFTCRTMEETCILIRKAISGRQPPTAFFLGNNLVTRNALHAFSQLKIKISDDVAIIGFDDFDMADIFVPAITVVRHPAQELGRVAAELLFEQLARKKVARSKEQVVLPVELVIRQSCGCNVETRMP, encoded by the coding sequence TTGCTAGCAGGCAAGGCGAGAATGCTCGATGTCGCCAGACTCGCCGGAGTCGGCACCATGACCGTCTCTCGCGTTCTGAATAACAGTGCGCCTGTAAGTCCGCAGACCAGGGAACGGGTTCAGCAGGCCATCAAGAAGCTGAACTATCGCCCGAATCCCTTTGCCCGTTCGCTGCGCCAGGCCAGATCGAATTCGATCGGAATCATCGTACCGAACTTCTACGACCCTTTCTTCGCCACCTGCGCGCACGCGATCAGCCTGGTCGCAAAGCAGCGCGATTATACGGTGACCGTGGCGACATCCGATGAGGATGCGCAGTTCGAGTTCACCGAGGCTACCTTGATGGTTCTCAACCGTGTCGCGGGACTGGCGGTAATCCCCGCAGCCATGGGCAAAAATCAGTTGCATCGCCCTGAGTTCCGTACGACCCGTATCGTCATGCTCGACCGTCCCATCGAGGGGCAACGCTTTTCCAGCGTCCTGGTCGAAAACCGGTCCGGGTCGCATGCCGCCGTCAAGCATCTCCTCGATCATGGACACAAGGTGATCCAGTTTCTCGGCCTATCGGAAAAGCTCTACACGCTCAACGAGCGTTACCGGGGCTATGCGAGCGCTATGTGCGAGGCCGGCCTCACGCCCAGTGAGCACTTCACCTGCCGCACCATGGAAGAAACCTGTATCCTCATCCGAAAAGCGATCTCTGGGCGACAGCCGCCCACAGCATTCTTCCTGGGCAATAATCTGGTTACCCGGAATGCGCTTCATGCCTTTTCACAGCTGAAAATCAAGATCTCTGACGATGTCGCCATCATTGGCTTTGACGATTTCGATATGGCCGATATCTTCGTTCCAGCGATCACCGTTGTCCGTCATCCCGCTCAAGAGCTGGGGCGCGTCGCGGCCGAACTATTGTTCGAGCAGTTAGCCCGAAAGAAGGTGGCTCGCTCGAAAGAGCAAGTTGTCCTGCCGGTCGAGCTTGTCATCCGGCAGTCGTGCGGGTGCAATGTCGAGACCAGGATGCCCTAA
- a CDS encoding cupin domain-containing protein, which translates to MTLATEVSQISPASLAQNAQIFEYSKAANPIESGATPRIPIKKFSADLYSSGPSRIVPLDLSADLHTPYPATGPSLLAHFLRIEAGDRLKTHSTASSEFYFVIRGKGYSETSEGSIEWKAGDFLALPAIEATHFAVDEAALYMVNDSPLFSYLGARQSHPRFAPTLYTRESVMAELDAACNDPAASTRSRVSVLLANKQFEQTMTITHTLWTMFGTIAPGTRQLPHRHQSVALDFVVKAQPGVYTLVGPEIDADGTIKDPIRVDWMTGSAFVTPPGLWHEHVNESSEDAFVMPIQDAGLHTYLRTLDIQFYHED; encoded by the coding sequence ATGACTCTCGCCACAGAAGTGTCCCAGATTTCCCCTGCCTCGCTGGCCCAGAATGCTCAAATCTTCGAGTACAGCAAGGCAGCCAATCCGATCGAGTCCGGCGCTACTCCCCGCATCCCGATCAAGAAGTTCTCGGCAGATCTTTACTCATCCGGACCAAGCCGGATCGTTCCGCTCGATCTGAGCGCCGACCTGCACACCCCGTATCCGGCGACCGGGCCAAGCCTGCTTGCCCATTTCCTTCGCATTGAGGCCGGCGATCGCTTGAAGACGCATAGTACCGCCAGCAGCGAATTCTACTTCGTCATTCGCGGCAAAGGGTACTCAGAGACCTCCGAAGGCTCCATTGAATGGAAGGCTGGAGACTTTCTTGCCCTGCCGGCCATTGAAGCTACTCACTTTGCGGTCGATGAAGCTGCCCTTTATATGGTGAACGATTCTCCGCTCTTCTCTTACCTGGGGGCCCGGCAGTCGCATCCTCGGTTCGCGCCGACGCTCTATACAAGGGAATCCGTGATGGCCGAGCTCGACGCGGCCTGCAACGACCCGGCGGCGTCCACGCGCAGCCGGGTGAGTGTGCTGCTGGCAAATAAGCAATTCGAGCAAACGATGACCATCACCCACACCCTGTGGACGATGTTCGGGACCATCGCTCCCGGGACGCGACAGCTGCCTCACCGCCATCAGTCCGTGGCCCTCGATTTTGTCGTTAAGGCGCAGCCGGGTGTGTACACCCTCGTCGGCCCGGAGATCGACGCTGACGGCACGATTAAGGATCCCATTCGGGTCGATTGGATGACTGGTTCTGCGTTCGTGACGCCACCAGGACTGTGGCATGAACATGTCAACGAATCGAGTGAAGACGCCTTCGTTATGCCGATTCAGGATGCCGGCCTGCACACCTATCTACGAACACTGGACATTCAGTTCTACCACGAAGACTAG
- a CDS encoding TonB-dependent receptor: MKNISLRSKNGDCAQWARDFEPNSERKAGHSSSTPPGVPDIRLSLSSLLRWASVALLVAFFAAPHLHAQTGQITGTISDPSGASIPGADVQIINQATGDLTRDAVADSTGTFRALNIPAGTYRLRISANGMEELVRTGIVLDEEQTLGLGQLQMTIGQASQTVTVTTETPLIDTATSNNSAVVDERQVTEQPLNGRDFEQLLTVLPGVVTNNNSQFRLVFNQTDDFYVNGMRGTANNFFLDGVINTDVGANDGEYTNLSIDAVGEFKTLTGNFNAEYGRSPGVMILVNTKSGGSRFHGTVWEFNRNTDYNANDWFSNHQGSARPQLKYNNFGGNIGGYIPIPKISPRTNKKAFFFFNYEGTRANRPNGGTYYTMPQPSMLGIGTPNGEAELSPLYRTGSICDFNGGKTCTPITDTNGNIPQNGQVFVPGTIKYNSFGEIVTGTPYINNVIPASDFNSQYGAMIKYFTPGYRGSFNHPTYTGNSFGDEQQINFQDTYTFYKNQYVVRVDYNFGPKANAFFRYVDDRQQESQGFGIFSGNSFPVLPQFREKPGKSYAWSLVNVISPSLTNEVSVGWLHLNQVVDIVPGTSKSLYDKATLGFNFSDIYPSTNTHDLAPNINTGDGYINISPFPSGWTSTGNTVVVTDDVTKILGRHVIKFGIFGDLNENGQEGSWQENPSLNFGASNQNPNNSNSGIANTLLGNYTTVSQSNIYAFGHFHFFQYEGYAQDTWKATPRLTLDYGVRYEFIGPTYTVAPFHQYYFEPDFYNPASAVQINTAPNIPGQIPTQNTILPGTGNPYNGMVQEGTNGLPKGGLNFRWNNFGPRLGFAYDVFGDGKTAFRGGFGVFFERYQQNSFNFGGISNPPLVYTPTLYGGNIGNISPSLVNGAPLTPSGGILSADRAGQIPTTYGYNLGIQRQMPYKLVFDMGYVGNVSRHQMYDQELEQLPLGLTTSTDVLSTVNNVTAAILPYRGYTSIHYNRFGASSAYNALQIKVARRFSDRLTFNADYTWSKAIDLDDVDYDADVFPDYTQLKRFYAPAGFDRRNVFNFQYVYNLPDFKGQNKLVQLTAGGWEWSGVTQFWGGSPCLSGNSPTNDACDLSSSGNLGNGGFGHIRPDYNGGAIVTGHGHNVPANQLPMWFNPGVFSSPPNGSFGNFHRNSIYGPGVENWNMSLFKNFNFTESTRVQLRFEAYNVFNHTQWGNVNVGLSAPTPGTPFTGSNAGNAGQITTARDPRVLQLGGKFYF, encoded by the coding sequence ATGAAAAACATAAGCTTGAGAAGCAAGAATGGCGATTGTGCTCAATGGGCGAGGGACTTCGAACCCAATAGCGAAAGAAAAGCTGGACACTCCAGCAGCACACCGCCAGGCGTTCCCGACATTCGACTGAGCTTGTCTTCGTTGCTTCGATGGGCGAGCGTAGCGTTGTTGGTAGCCTTCTTTGCCGCTCCTCATCTTCATGCGCAGACCGGCCAGATTACCGGCACCATTTCGGATCCATCCGGCGCGTCCATTCCAGGTGCAGACGTCCAGATCATCAATCAGGCAACCGGCGATCTGACTCGCGATGCGGTTGCCGACAGCACCGGCACGTTTCGCGCATTGAACATCCCCGCCGGTACTTACAGGCTAAGAATCAGCGCGAACGGCATGGAGGAATTGGTCCGGACTGGGATCGTTCTCGACGAAGAGCAGACTCTCGGTCTCGGCCAGTTACAGATGACGATTGGGCAGGCTTCGCAGACCGTTACTGTCACCACTGAAACCCCGTTGATTGATACCGCCACCTCCAATAACTCGGCAGTTGTCGACGAGCGGCAAGTGACCGAGCAGCCGTTGAACGGACGCGACTTCGAACAGCTATTGACGGTGCTGCCCGGGGTGGTGACTAACAACAACTCGCAATTCCGGCTGGTCTTCAACCAGACCGATGACTTCTATGTAAATGGGATGCGCGGTACTGCTAACAACTTTTTTCTCGACGGCGTGATCAATACTGACGTAGGTGCGAATGATGGCGAATACACCAACCTCAGCATCGATGCAGTAGGCGAGTTTAAAACGCTGACGGGAAATTTTAATGCGGAATATGGCCGCAGTCCGGGTGTGATGATCCTGGTGAACACAAAGAGCGGCGGCTCGCGCTTTCATGGGACCGTATGGGAGTTCAACCGCAACACCGATTACAACGCAAATGACTGGTTCAGCAATCATCAAGGGTCGGCGCGGCCGCAATTGAAATACAACAACTTCGGCGGGAATATCGGCGGCTATATTCCGATTCCCAAGATCTCTCCCCGAACGAACAAGAAAGCCTTCTTCTTCTTCAACTATGAGGGAACGCGCGCCAACCGGCCGAACGGCGGCACTTATTACACCATGCCGCAGCCATCGATGCTGGGCATCGGAACGCCCAATGGTGAAGCGGAGTTGTCGCCTCTTTACCGCACCGGTTCAATCTGCGATTTCAATGGTGGCAAGACTTGCACACCGATCACGGATACCAACGGGAATATACCGCAGAATGGGCAGGTGTTTGTGCCTGGAACCATCAAGTACAACTCCTTTGGCGAAATCGTAACCGGCACCCCTTACATCAACAATGTAATCCCGGCGAGCGACTTCAATAGCCAGTATGGGGCCATGATCAAGTATTTTACCCCTGGTTACCGGGGTAGCTTCAATCATCCGACCTACACTGGAAACTCCTTTGGGGATGAGCAACAGATCAATTTTCAAGACACCTACACCTTCTATAAAAATCAGTATGTCGTCAGGGTCGATTACAACTTCGGGCCAAAGGCAAACGCCTTCTTCCGGTACGTGGACGACCGCCAGCAAGAGAGCCAGGGTTTCGGCATCTTCTCTGGAAACAGCTTTCCCGTGCTCCCGCAGTTTCGCGAGAAGCCCGGCAAGAGCTATGCCTGGAGCTTAGTGAACGTTATCTCTCCGTCACTGACCAATGAGGTTAGCGTAGGCTGGCTGCACCTGAATCAAGTGGTCGATATTGTGCCGGGAACTTCGAAGTCGCTTTATGACAAAGCAACCCTCGGATTTAATTTCAGCGATATCTATCCGTCCACGAACACCCACGATCTCGCGCCGAATATTAACACTGGTGATGGCTATATTAATATCAGCCCCTTTCCATCTGGATGGACCTCCACCGGCAATACCGTAGTGGTTACAGATGACGTCACCAAGATTCTTGGTCGACATGTCATTAAGTTTGGCATATTCGGTGACCTCAACGAGAACGGGCAAGAGGGAAGCTGGCAGGAAAATCCGTCGCTCAATTTCGGCGCGAGCAACCAAAACCCGAATAACAGCAACTCTGGTATCGCGAATACGCTTTTAGGGAACTACACGACGGTCAGCCAATCGAATATCTATGCGTTCGGCCATTTTCACTTCTTCCAATACGAGGGATATGCCCAGGACACATGGAAGGCGACGCCTCGACTTACTTTGGATTATGGCGTGCGCTATGAATTCATAGGGCCAACTTACACAGTGGCTCCCTTTCACCAGTACTACTTTGAGCCTGACTTCTATAATCCCGCTTCTGCGGTCCAAATCAACACTGCGCCAAATATTCCGGGACAAATACCCACCCAGAATACAATCCTTCCCGGCACTGGCAATCCGTACAACGGTATGGTTCAGGAAGGCACGAATGGATTACCGAAGGGCGGCCTTAACTTCCGGTGGAATAATTTCGGTCCGCGCCTGGGCTTCGCCTATGACGTTTTCGGCGATGGAAAGACTGCCTTCCGCGGCGGCTTCGGCGTGTTTTTCGAGCGCTACCAACAGAATTCCTTTAACTTCGGCGGCATCAGCAATCCCCCTCTGGTCTACACACCAACCTTGTATGGCGGTAACATCGGCAACATTTCGCCATCCTTAGTGAACGGAGCGCCGCTAACTCCATCAGGCGGAATTTTATCAGCAGATCGGGCGGGTCAGATTCCGACCACCTATGGGTACAACCTCGGAATACAGCGGCAGATGCCCTATAAACTTGTATTTGACATGGGCTATGTCGGTAACGTCAGCCGTCACCAAATGTATGATCAGGAGCTGGAGCAGTTACCTCTAGGACTTACGACGAGTACGGACGTCCTCTCAACGGTTAACAATGTGACAGCCGCAATTTTGCCCTATCGGGGTTACACCTCGATCCACTACAACAGATTTGGTGCGAGCAGCGCATATAATGCCCTACAGATCAAAGTCGCGCGCCGGTTTAGCGACCGGCTCACCTTCAACGCGGACTATACGTGGTCGAAGGCGATCGATCTGGATGATGTCGACTATGACGCCGATGTCTTCCCCGACTACACTCAACTCAAGAGGTTCTATGCCCCTGCCGGCTTTGACCGGCGAAATGTGTTTAACTTCCAATACGTCTACAATCTTCCTGATTTCAAGGGACAGAACAAGCTTGTACAGCTTACCGCCGGCGGCTGGGAGTGGTCTGGGGTGACTCAATTCTGGGGCGGTTCTCCTTGCTTGTCTGGTAACAGTCCCACGAACGATGCATGCGACCTTAGTTCGAGCGGTAACCTGGGGAACGGCGGGTTTGGGCACATCCGCCCCGACTACAATGGCGGCGCTATCGTAACTGGTCATGGCCACAATGTTCCTGCTAATCAACTTCCCATGTGGTT